In one Nocardia tengchongensis genomic region, the following are encoded:
- a CDS encoding helix-turn-helix domain-containing protein: MSGDLGQRVQSVRKRRGLTQRELAANSGVSLSLIRKIEQGERDDTRIETLRRLAVALGCPLTALIGSAPRAPESRNGAMWVATRRAIEAPAEQVRAEPPAEADVAETLAAAVRLYHDNRYELLARILPGLVVDSEVVSPQLRARILQLTGSVMVQTRQLRTARTVLDRGLAPIWISLAPNRPWRSCSGSRMRPGPG, translated from the coding sequence ATGAGCGGCGACCTTGGTCAGCGCGTGCAGTCGGTTCGGAAGCGTCGCGGTCTCACACAGCGCGAACTGGCCGCGAACTCAGGTGTTTCGCTATCGCTGATTCGGAAGATCGAGCAGGGGGAGCGGGACGATACGCGCATCGAGACGCTGCGGCGGCTCGCTGTCGCGTTGGGGTGCCCGCTCACCGCGTTGATCGGTTCGGCGCCGCGTGCGCCGGAGAGCAGAAACGGCGCGATGTGGGTGGCGACTCGGCGGGCGATCGAGGCACCCGCCGAGCAGGTCCGGGCGGAGCCGCCCGCGGAAGCCGATGTGGCCGAGACGCTTGCCGCGGCGGTCCGGCTCTATCACGACAATCGATATGAGCTCCTGGCGAGAATTCTGCCGGGCCTCGTGGTGGACAGCGAGGTCGTCTCGCCGCAGCTGCGGGCCCGCATTCTGCAATTGACCGGCTCGGTCATGGTGCAGACACGGCAATTACGCACCGCGCGCACCGTTCTCGACCGCGGGCTCGCGCCCATCTGGATCTCGCTCGCCCCGAACCGGCCCTGGAGATCCTGCTCAGGCTCTCGAATGAGGCCCGGCCCTGGCTGA